Genomic segment of Acidobacteriota bacterium:
CGTGCCTAGTCGCGTGAGATGGATTTGGCCTGCGCGTAAAGCCTCTGGTTCGAGTTCGTCTGGCGCCACTCAGCACGCGAGGGCGCGTGCTGAGTGGCGCTGTCATGCTCACTTTTTTGACTGTCACTGCACATTTCCATTCGACCAACCCAGTATCCCCAATTGACGGAGAATCTGTATGCGAATCAAGTTGTACGTTTGTTTGTTTTGCTTGTCATTACTTGCCTTGCCCGCGCTGGCGCAACGACCAGAATTAAAAAACCAGCCGGCTACCGGCAAGTCCGCAATACCTGGTTTTGAGTTCCGCGTATTGGCGACGAACAAAACTTCCACGATGGAAAAAGAGATGAACGAAACTGCCGCCGCAGGCTTTCGCTTTGCCAGTGTGATGGGCGGCGAGACCAGTTTCGGCGGCAACGAGGCCGTCGTCGTGATGTCGAAAAAGCTGGAAGACGCACCCGCCAATGGCCGTTACCAATACAAGTTACTGGCGACAAACAAGACTTCGACGATGCAAAAAGAGATGGGCGAAGCGGGCAACGGCGGTTTCACCTATGTCGGCCAAACCGTTTTTAACAGCACTTTCGGTGGGCAGGAAGTCGTCGTCATCATGGAACGCGACAAAGAGGCGGGCGGCATCACCTATGATTTCCTGTTGCTCGCGACCAAACGCACCGGCACGATGCAAAAAGAGATGGTCGAGTCCGGCAAGGAAGGCTACGAAGTTGTCGGTATGACCGTCGCCAAAACCGCCTTTGCCGGGGCCGAACTCGTCGTGATTCTGCGCCGTCCGAAAACCCGTTAAAACTTCGCGAAAAATTGCCACAGAGACACGGAGTCACAGAGCTTTTTTGTCGATTGGAGATGTTCTTTGTCTTCCTCTGTGTCTCGGTGACTCTGTGGCAAGTTCCTTCTTACAGACTGCCCGTTGACGCTCCCATATAACCAACATGAATCTTATCCAAGCCCTCATTATCGGTATCGTCCAGGGATTGACCGAATTCATTCCCGTCAGCAGCAGCGCCCACATGATCCTCGCCGAACGCGCGATGAAGCTGGATCAGACGCTGACACCACAGGCGATCACCGCCTTCAACGCCGTGCTGCAACTCGGCACGCTGCTGGCCGTCGTGCTGTATTTTCTGCCCGACATCTTCAACATCACGCGCGATTTCGTAGCGGGCAATTTGGCGTGGCTGAGCGGCAAGCGCAACCAACCGGCGGGCGAGGGCTTCCGGCTGGGCTGGCTGATCATCCTGGGATCGCTGCCGATTGGCACCATCGGCTTGTTGGCGAAAAAGATTGTCGAAGGCAGCCTGACCAAAAACTTATTCGTCATCAGCATCAGCATGATCGTCTGGGCTGTGCTGTTGGGATTGGCCGAACGCCTGGGCAGCGGGCGCAAAGCCATGACCGATCTGGGCGTGAAAGAAGCCTTGATCGTCGGCTTCGGACAAATCTTTGCGCTCATCCCTGGCTCTTCGCGTTCGGGCACGACCATCGCCAGTGCGCTGTTCGCTGGAATCAAACGCGACACGGCGGCGCGTTTCTCGTTCCTGCTTTCAATCCCGGCGATTGCGGCGAGCGGCTTGTTGGAATTGAAGGAAGCGGTGCATTACCTGGGCGACATC
This window contains:
- the uppP gene encoding undecaprenyl-diphosphatase UppP, with protein sequence MNLIQALIIGIVQGLTEFIPVSSSAHMILAERAMKLDQTLTPQAITAFNAVLQLGTLLAVVLYFLPDIFNITRDFVAGNLAWLSGKRNQPAGEGFRLGWLIILGSLPIGTIGLLAKKIVEGSLTKNLFVISISMIVWAVLLGLAERLGSGRKAMTDLGVKEALIVGFGQIFALIPGSSRSGTTIASALFAGIKRDTAARFSFLLSIPAIAASGLLELKEAVHYLGDIGMLNLINGTIAAAIVGYLSIAFFLSYLRQRTMGIFIGYRLIVGIAILVMVYQGVIRP